One bacterium DNA segment encodes these proteins:
- a CDS encoding (Fe-S)-binding protein: MATWLLKGLFFTALTLLAAWLFWRELSRRLAALRRARGPLPRDRPERRWARVLREVLFQTKVIRHRPLPGLAHALLVWAFGAYFLETLDHLSRIWQPRGFLPDQGLFHVLFHGLVAVFAWAAAAGIIVLAVRRFVQRPVELGRNLSWSSGAVALFILLLMLTYLARHHGWVPDQGPRAELNWSLHTIVLLAFLVLIPRSKHLHLVLGPFAVFHRNETPGELAPLDFEREEMGVDTLAGLGQANALALFACVECGRCMEHCPATQSGKALDPKELVLRMRDGFLTDPEQPAVGPQVPEDWLWQCTTCGACAEQCPTGNDQPLSILEFRRGLTSEGRFPDTLRTLFDNLERSGNPWRHAAVDASAFLREAGIPLHDGSQKVLYWMGCMARYDEAYRRVALDFVAILRAAGVDFAVLKDEKCTGDAARRAGNEFLFQQLAMENAALINEAAPDLIVSTCPHCIRSLDEYKSLPDEMRLLDRPILHHSQFIRQLIEQGRLPLSTTHGAPVQDLAYHDPCYLSRYVDEGVDAPREVLRGAGVRVREAERHGRRSFCCGAGGAQLFMEEREGRRINHIRTEELLDTGAGTVCVSCPFCRTMIKDGMTDKGRGDLPVLDLAQVVARSLGKAADV, encoded by the coding sequence ATGGCGACCTGGCTGCTGAAAGGACTGTTTTTCACGGCACTGACCCTCCTGGCGGCCTGGCTCTTCTGGCGGGAGCTGTCCCGTCGGTTGGCCGCCCTGCGCCGGGCGCGCGGACCGCTGCCCCGGGATCGTCCGGAGCGCCGCTGGGCCCGGGTCCTGCGCGAGGTGCTTTTCCAGACGAAGGTGATCCGCCACCGGCCCCTGCCCGGCCTGGCCCATGCCTTGCTGGTATGGGCCTTCGGCGCCTACTTCCTGGAGACGCTGGACCACTTGAGCAGGATCTGGCAGCCCCGTGGCTTCCTGCCCGATCAGGGCCTTTTCCATGTCTTGTTTCACGGACTGGTCGCCGTCTTCGCCTGGGCCGCCGCCGCCGGCATCATCGTGCTGGCCGTCAGGCGCTTTGTCCAGCGCCCGGTGGAGCTGGGCCGCAACCTGTCCTGGTCCAGCGGCGCCGTCGCCCTTTTCATTCTGCTTCTCATGTTGACCTACCTGGCCAGGCATCACGGCTGGGTGCCCGACCAGGGACCCAGGGCGGAGCTGAACTGGAGCCTGCACACGATCGTGCTGCTTGCATTTCTCGTGCTGATCCCCCGCTCCAAGCACCTGCACCTGGTCCTGGGCCCCTTTGCCGTCTTCCACCGCAACGAGACCCCGGGCGAGCTGGCGCCCCTGGACTTCGAGCGCGAGGAGATGGGCGTGGACACCTTGGCCGGGCTGGGCCAGGCCAACGCCCTGGCCTTGTTCGCCTGCGTCGAGTGCGGCCGATGCATGGAACACTGCCCGGCCACGCAGTCGGGCAAGGCCCTGGATCCCAAGGAGCTGGTCCTCCGCATGCGGGATGGTTTCCTGACGGACCCGGAGCAGCCCGCGGTCGGGCCGCAGGTGCCGGAGGATTGGCTGTGGCAGTGCACCACCTGCGGTGCCTGCGCCGAGCAGTGCCCCACCGGCAACGATCAACCCCTCAGCATTCTCGAGTTCCGGCGCGGCCTGACGAGCGAAGGGCGCTTCCCCGACACCCTGCGCACCCTCTTCGACAACCTGGAACGCAGCGGCAACCCGTGGCGCCACGCCGCGGTCGATGCAAGCGCCTTCCTGCGCGAGGCGGGCATACCCCTGCATGACGGCTCACAGAAGGTCCTCTATTGGATGGGTTGCATGGCGCGCTACGATGAGGCTTATCGTCGCGTGGCCCTGGATTTTGTCGCGATCCTGCGCGCCGCCGGCGTGGACTTCGCCGTGCTCAAGGACGAGAAATGCACGGGTGACGCCGCCCGCCGGGCAGGCAACGAGTTCCTCTTCCAACAATTGGCCATGGAGAATGCCGCCCTCATCAACGAGGCGGCCCCCGACCTGATCGTCTCCACCTGCCCCCACTGCATCCGCAGCCTGGACGAATACAAGTCCTTGCCGGACGAGATGCGGCTGCTGGATCGGCCCATCCTGCACCACAGCCAGTTCATCCGCCAACTGATCGAGCAGGGACGCCTGCCCTTGTCCACGACCCATGGCGCTCCGGTTCAGGACCTGGCCTACCACGACCCCTGCTACCTCTCCCGCTACGTGGATGAAGGGGTGGACGCTCCGCGCGAGGTGCTGCGCGGCGCCGGTGTCCGCGTGCGCGAGGCGGAGCGGCATGGACGGCGCAGCTTCTGCTGCGGGGCGGGTGGCGCCCAGCTCTTCATGGAGGAGCGCGAGGGGCGGCGGATCAACCACATCCGCACGGAGGAGCTGCTGGACACGGGAGCCGGGACCGTCTGTGTCTCGTGCCCCTTCTGTCGCACCATGATCAAGGATGGCATGACCGACAAGGGACGCGGGGATCTTCCCGTGCTGGACCTGGCCCAGGTGGTGGCCCGCTCCCTGGGCAAGGCGGCGGATGTGTAA
- a CDS encoding electron transfer flavoprotein subunit alpha/FixB family protein produces the protein MRLLCWIDLHEGRERPAAREVLGAARLLKETQAGSEVLALVPGGGEGLASLASWGADRIHSLPSLAGAFSSDAWSATIAEATEHVQADLLLFSAGPRGRELAPRIAARLGRPLISECSQLEAGGSGLTATRPVFAGKVLLKTPVILPAVATLRPKLFPALQKDAVAELAPLDLPLGEMKAVVTELLAAAGSRLDLSEADIIVSGGRGVGGPEGFQPLEDLAARLGAAVGASRAVVDAGWRPHSQQVGQTGKVVNPTLYIACGISGAIQHLAGMKNSRYIVAINKDAEAPIFKVADYGIVGDLFEVVPALTKALA, from the coding sequence ATGCGGTTGCTTTGCTGGATTGATCTGCACGAAGGCCGGGAACGGCCCGCCGCCCGCGAGGTGCTGGGCGCGGCCCGCCTGTTGAAAGAGACCCAGGCCGGCAGCGAGGTCCTGGCCCTGGTGCCGGGCGGAGGTGAAGGCCTGGCCTCCCTGGCCTCCTGGGGCGCGGACCGGATCCACTCCCTGCCTTCACTGGCCGGGGCTTTCTCCAGCGATGCCTGGAGCGCGACCATCGCCGAGGCGACGGAGCACGTGCAGGCGGATCTGCTGCTCTTCAGCGCCGGACCGCGGGGACGGGAGCTGGCGCCCCGCATTGCCGCGCGCCTGGGGCGGCCCTTGATCAGCGAATGCTCGCAGCTGGAGGCGGGCGGATCAGGCCTGACCGCCACGCGGCCCGTCTTTGCCGGCAAGGTCCTGCTCAAGACGCCGGTTATCCTGCCGGCCGTCGCCACCCTGCGCCCCAAGTTGTTTCCCGCCCTGCAGAAGGATGCCGTGGCCGAGCTGGCCCCCCTCGACCTGCCGCTGGGGGAGATGAAGGCGGTGGTGACGGAGCTGCTCGCCGCGGCCGGATCCCGACTGGATCTCAGCGAGGCGGACATCATCGTCAGCGGTGGCCGGGGTGTGGGGGGACCGGAGGGCTTCCAGCCGCTGGAGGACCTGGCTGCCCGCCTGGGGGCGGCGGTGGGAGCCTCGCGGGCCGTGGTCGACGCCGGCTGGCGCCCGCACAGCCAGCAAGTCGGGCAGACCGGCAAAGTGGTCAACCCGACCCTCTACATCGCCTGCGGCATCTCCGGCGCCATCCAGCATCTGGCCGGGATGAAGAACTCCCGCTACATCGTCGCCATCAACAAGGATGCAGAGGCGCCCATCTTCAAGGTGGCGGACTACGGCATCGTCGGCGATCTCTTCGAGGTCGTGCCGGCCCTGACCAAGGCTCTGGCTTGA